Within Topomyia yanbarensis strain Yona2022 chromosome 2, ASM3024719v1, whole genome shotgun sequence, the genomic segment ggtgaaatgacacggattcctgctcctccagcgcgcccgagcgccttagacttgtccctttgctcaacatcgctgcggttaaattgcacgtggaaggtaattcctgatccccatggcagcgaccatctgccgattgtagtctcaatcaataacggttcaaggccattgaaatcaatcaatatttcgtatgacctcacacgaaatatcgattggaagagctatgctgccgcgatatccgacaacatcgaatctacccaagaacttcctccggaggaagagtacagctttttggctggcttgattctcgacagcgcgaatcaagctcagactaagccagtacccggcgcgaacatacaaaaacgctctcctaatccgtggtgggacaaagagtgctcagacgtgtacgcggagaaggccgccgcgtataagaccttccgggacgacgggttacccgctagctatcgacaatatgcgacgttagaaacgcgaatgaagagtttgatgaaagccaagaaacgtagttactggcgccggttcgtagacggattaacgagagaaacatcgatgagcactctttggggcacggcccggcgtttgcgaaaccgaaacagtactaatgagagcgtggaatattcaaaccgttggatattcgatttcgccaagaaggtttgtccggattccgccccggcacagaagatttaccgcgccgcgtctcctcacgatagcgcgaacgaaacacctttttcgatggtggagttctcacttgctctcttgtcgtgtaacaataaagctccggggccagacagaatcaaattcaacttgttgaagaatctgcctgactctgccaagagacgcttgttgaacttatttaataagtttctcgaggctaacattgtcccactcgattggagacaagtgaaggtcatcgccatccaaaaaccaggaaaaccagcctccgaccacaattcgtaccgtccgatcgcaatgctatcctgtatccggaagttgttcgagaaaatgatcttgtttcgcctcgacaattgggtcgaagcaaatggcttactgtcagatacacaatttggctttcgcaaaggcaaagggacgaacgattgtcttgcgttgctctcaactgaaattcaaatggcctatgctagcaaagagcagatggcatcagtgttcctagatattaagggggcttttgattcagtttcgatcaacattctttcagagaagctgcaccagcatggtctttcagcgactttaaacaactttttactaaacttgttgtcggaaaagcacatgcatttttcgcatggtgacttatcgacatcacgatttagctacatgggccttccccagggctcatgtctaagcccccttttatacaatttctatgtcaacgacattgatgaatgtcttgacaattcctgcacgttaaggcaacttgcagacgatggcgtggtgtctgttacgggacccaaagctgtcgatctacaaggaccattacagaataccctggacaatttgtctgcttgggctattaagctgggtatcgaattctccacggagaaaactgagctagttgtattttcaaggaagcgtgaaccagcacaactacagcttctattaatgggtcaaactatcgctcaggtcttcacagtaaaatatctaggggtctggttcgactcgaaaggtacttggggatgccatattcggtatttgaaacagaaatgccaacaaaggatcaactttcttcgtacaataaccggaacatggtggggtgcccacccaggagacctaattaggttgtatcaaacaacgatactgtcggtaatggaatacggatgcttctgctttcgctccgccgcgaacatacatttcatcaaactcgaaagaattcagtatcgttgtttgcgtatagccttagggtgcatgcagtcgacccatacgatgagtctcgaagtgctgtcgggcgttctcccgttgaaaaatcgattttgggaactctcatatcgattgctcattcgatgcgatatcttgaacccggtcgtgattgaaaatttcgaaaggcttgttgagctcaattctcagacccgtttcatgtccctgtactttgactacatggcgcagaatattaacccttcttcttacaatcccaaccgtgtgcatttcataaatacttctgaatctactgttttcttcgacacatccatgaaagacgagattagtggaattccggaccacatacgcccacaagtggttccaaacattttttataataaattccgagaagtcgactgctctaagatgttttatactgacggatcaaacctcgaaggatccactggcttcggtattttcaatcaaaagttcaccgcctcctacaaactcagtgaccctgcttcagtttacgccgcagaactagctgccattcagtatacccttggagtcattgaaacattacccgcaggccattactttatcgtttcggatagcctcagttccattgacgctattcgctcgatgaaacatggaaagcattcctcgtattttttggggaaaatacgggagctactgagtgctttatctgacaactctttcccgattaccttggtatgggtcccttctcattgctccattccgggcaatgagaaggcagactccttagctaaggtgggtgccttagaaggagacgtttacgaaagaccaatttgcttcagcgaatttttcagtattactcatcagagaaccctcgaaagttggcaaacttcgtggagcagcggagagctgggaaggtggctacattcgataatccctaaggtatcgacgaaaccttggttcaaggggatggatgtgggtcgtgacttcattcgtgtgatgtcccgactcatggcaaaccattacacgctggatgcacatctccggcgtattaggctcgtggatagtggtatctgcgcttgcggcgacggctatcacgacatcgagcacattgtctgggcgtgcaccgagtacagttccgataggtctcggctaataccctgcgggcccgaggaagaccacccaacgtcccggttcgagatgtgctggcaagccgcgatgttctctatatgtcccttatatacacctttgtgaaaaccatcaatatacaagtctaactgccccttgttattttccttatcattctcagaacgctcttccacctgtatcaaagcatctgtatcgaatgagccaacaaacacgggacctacggcacgaacataacacgcttaactcgaaatgtagccgatccacatctgagccgtactacgaaatcgtctggaaaaacccctgccatcttgaggaggaccacccggcgtcccagtacatgattcccctgatgaaggccacccgagtttgtaatccatccgttgatctcacgatgcctgaaactgaaataattttctctccctgccatctttgtctaccctccctcccctgactcttatacccagaagtaacacccctaccgccccccccaatatcaccacgaagcatttagctcttcttgtctcttctagttttaactattatattatataatctcgttgaaattgcccaactctactacccacaaaaataactataattacgaatctttacaaaattcaatcatgccctctagttattcctagttttaagttagtcgtaaaaattgtccccttaattaaacattatttgctccaataatctcactaataaaaatgtcaaaccatattgccacaaaaactaaatgacccccctaatcttacgaaaattatattatccccttgtgtagatatataagatagctataaaatcgcattagtttcattttaaaaaaatcaatatgtaatcccctagttttaagcaatttaaaatgtaaaacaaaacaaaattggcacctttaagctaacgcaacgtgccgtATCAAATAAACGGTTTGAATAAAAAATCGTCTATCTTTGAGAACACCTCAGCAAACCAGTTTGGCCCGAATCATGGGATTCAACAAAGAGCAGgtcaaaatatttttccaaaatttgttcgaTGCAAAAACGAAGTATAAATTTCCTCCAAATCGGCAATATAATATGGATGAAACGGGTATGTCGACAGTTCCCAATTGTCCCCCAAAAGTAATCGCCAGTACTGGTAAAAAAGCTGTCAGCAAAGTTAGTTCAGCGGAAAGGGGTGAACTTACCACAGCTGTGTGCGCCATGAGTGCAACTGGAAATTATGTTCCCCCTGCACTGATTTTCAAACGAAAGCGTCTAAACCCTTTGCTCTTGAATGGGGCACCTCTCTTTTGCTTGTGTCAGACACTGGTTATATGAATAGTGTACTATTCTTGGAGTGGCTGAGACATTTCCACAAGGAGGTGAAGGCAGCGGTGCATGACCCTGTTTTATTAATCTTGGACAATCACAGTTCTCATCTGAATCTGGAGGCCATATTGTACTGTCGTGACAATGGGATTGTAATGTTATCAATCCCGCCACACAGCAGCCACAAGATACAGCCTTTAGATCGTTGCTTTTTTAAATCCCTAAAGACCCATTTTTCAGAGGCTTGTAGTACATGGATGACGAATAACCCAGGTAGGGTCATTACACAATACCAAATTGCAGAATTGTTCGGCATAGCCTATCGTAAATGTGCCACTATTGAGAAAGCTATCACTGCGTTCAAAACCTGTGGAATTGAACCTTTCAACCCGGATAGGTTTGATGATGGTGACTTTCAACCGTGTTTAGTAACTGACATTCCGCAAGAATCGAATCAATCTTGCACAATTTCCGAAATCCAGATACCCATGCCGAGTAATGCTACGCCACTACAAACATTTGTACCACAGGTATACGATGCACTAATAATTCATTCAGTGCCCAATTCATATCCGTCGACCTCTGGTGCATTGCGATTCAAAAAGAGAAACTGTTTTGAAGATTTGGAAGTTCAAGCATTGGATCTTAGCAAGTCGGCTAACGTGTCACCAGCAGCGATACGCCCACTTCCTAGAAGAAAGGACCCACAACAACGACGAAAGAAAGGACAAAAATCCGAAATAATAACTAGCTCTCCTGTAAAAGAAAGGCTGACATCTGCAGCTCAAGAGAAAAAACAGTGTTCCAATATGAAACGTAAACTGACTGTCGAACGTTCAGagcagaaaaacaaaaatttaagaaagcagaaataaatataaattttgaaaacctatagaaatattttcaaaaaaatcatttaattgtCTATCCATTTGTTATGACACGAACGACTCGATCTGAAGATACGAAGATCAACTTTTAcagtattacaaaaaaaatataaacaatttcaAACCTGGCAGATGGAACTACCTTTGAATCATAGAGAAACAGTATGAGGGGATGTAAATCCAAGCATTGATTAGCTTTGTCTGTTGGTGGTCGTAAATAAGTTATTTAAGCAGTGCGTACTCTTGCCCcgtgctatgcgcacttttgccccgatcatggggcaaaagtgcgcatttgtgtatttataaaaaatgtttatttctCGAATTACAACACAAAACAAGAGATTTCTAGTAATACGTTTTGAAGCTATATGATAAAGGTACATAATATATCCGATATCGTGGTGCTTTTCTTCTAACTGCAATCttacgaaaactgttaggtgcgcacttttgtcccaccttactctacggggtggatgaaggaaatgcgtgagggtagtccaagaggaggggTTGATGatggagggaggtgtaagggcaaggcgggggggggaggggcgtcgacgcaatactcaactgcatattttaccttccatttgagacttggtttgagaaagtCGGTTCAGTCAtgaccgatgaaccgatgtcactttaattgtggaatatgcccggaattccggactcccgtaatcgtcgatagtggacaatatattcaaagaatgtttgattggcaatcagtgatctagatctgcgattagaagtaatttggtgaccatttcaatagtttctagcctctgaggtattacgattgtaccgatttatatgggaaattccagtgtatccttactaacacccctgtaactccggaagcaagagtcagaaccgaatgaaattcagcagcagtcaatggcattactgtatctttcatttgaaatcaagtttgtaaaaatcggtaaagaattcgttgtggaatgggtgttatattagcttaggaacatgGCGGGtaccccgggggcgtcatgaaccgtcataggtggccaatgtggtcaaagctgctttgattgatcattagtgatccagacccgcaaactagagtaatgttacatcaattttaatatgttttacatcatttgaacatcatggtggtaccagtttatatgggaatttgctgtgtgatcgcactcttcaacccgtaactccggaaccggaagtcggatcaactaaaaattcaatagcagcttatgggagcgttatacctttcagatgaaactaagtttgcgaaaatcggttcagccatctctgagaaaattgtgtgagtttaaatgacacacacacatacatacacacacatacacacacatacatacacacacagacatttgccgatctcgacgaactgaatcgaatggtgtatgacactcggccctccgggcctcggttaaaaagtcgatttttacagtgattgcatagcctttctttatatgagaaaggcaaaaccactACGTCGACGACTACTTCGATAGCGCAGATACAGTCGATGAAGCAGTGGGACGAGCGAAAGAAGTTCGCTTCGTTCATTCCAAAGGCGGATTCGAAATGCGAAACTGGGTGTCGAGCTCCGAAGAGTTCCTTCAGGCCATGGGGAAGCAGCAAACAGACCAGTGCGTACGTTTCAGTGAGGACAAGGAAACGGGTCTTGAGCGAGTACTGGGCATTGTCTGGAGCCCTGCCAGCGACGAGTTCTCGTTTTCCATCGAGCTGAGGGACGATCTTGTGCCGTGCTTGTCAGGCAAGCGGCTGCCAACAAAGAGAATCGTGATGAGCTGCGTCATGAGCTTCTTTGATCCGCTAGGACTACTGTCTATTTTCACCTTTTACGGGAAACTTTTAATACAGGAGCTGTGGCGCCGTGGATGCGATTGGGACCAACAAATAGCTGGAGAGAACGCGGAGAAATGGAATCAGTGGATTGCAAGGCTTCCGGAGGTTGAAAATGTCCGCATTCCCCTGTATTACTTTCGTGGCGGACATGATTTGGACTTCAGTAGCGTTAAACTTCATGTCTTCGTCGATGCCAGCGAAGGCGCATACGGGGCTGCAGCGTATCTGCGGATTGAGACGGTTGATGGTCCGATGTGTTCGTTGGTGATGGCGAGATCGAAGGTCGCACCACTGAAGCACCTCTCAATTCCTCGTCTGGAGCTGCAAGCAGCAGTGTTGGGAGCCAGACTGGAAAATTCCGTCGTTGAAATGTTATGCTTTGACGTAAAGCAGCGATACTTCTGGAGTGATTCGAAGACTGTGCTGTCGTGGATTCATTCGGACCACCGACGGTACAAGCAATTCGTCGCCTTCCGGATTGGAGAAATCCTCAGTCTTTCAAAGCTAAGAGAGTGGCGATGGGTTCCGACTAAGCTCAGCATAGCAGATGCTATGACGAAGTGGAACAAAAAGCACTCTATGTGTTCAGATGGGACATGGTTTCGAGGCCAGGGTTTCCTGTATTTTCCGGAAGAGAAATGGCCAGAGCAAGGTGAGGTTACGCTGAACGACCAGGAAGAATTGCGGGCATGCTTCCTTTTCCACGACATCAGAATAACAGAACAGGTCGTAGACCCTCGGCGGTGTTCTCGATGGTAGGTTTTAGTTCGGACAGTGGCGTGCATCTACAGATTTGTGTCAAACTGCAAAAGAAAACGAGAGGGTCTGAAAATCGAATCGATTCCGACGACCGCGAAAGTGAAGAGGCACGTGAAGGGAAATGTACCCGCAAATACGTCGTCGCTGACTCGAGAGGAGTACCAGGCAGCGGAGGCGTACCTCTGGAGATCAGCGCAAGCAGACAAGAATGAAGAAGAGCGGTATCGGCTGGATAAAGATAGCTATCTATACAGCATGAGTCATTTTCTAGACGAACAGAATGTGCTCAGGATGAAAGGAAGAGCCGCTCGAGGATCATCGTTGCCATTCGAATCGCTGGATTGACTACAGCATCTAACTGATCAACGCAGAGAGAAGCGTGTGTACAATATCATTCCGTGCAGGAGTGATATGGTGGTGATGAGACCAGCGAACTAGCACGACCAGCTTGACCTGGAATCAAGCGTAGTGTATATGTACATACCCTCCTCTCAGACCCAACCTCACGATGTAGTCATTTCAAATAGAATCCTGCGGATCAGACAAATGTCACACTTTTTGGTAGAGGTTAGAGAAGTAGGGTtaagagttatcttctctgccCAGAGTCCCTCACTCTAGCACAAGATGGACGAAACCGTGAGTTTACCACCGGGGACTAGCCTCCAAGCTGGAGCAGTTAATCGGGTAGATTATCGGCCGAAAGCTGGTAGGCATTGGTGGTGACTTATTGGTTTGGGCTGTGGAGTCGAGCAAgttggacctaccggctcattgcaaacctgtcgacgtgggtcaatagaaagcacggagaggtgaatttccacctgacacagctcctgtcgggccacggctgcttcaggaaATATCTTCATCGGCACGCAGTGTCACCGTTGTGCCCGGAGCGTCGAGGAGACAtcggagcatgtggtcttcgagGTTCGAAGCGACGCGCAGGGAGATGGTTGAAACGGAAGGTTCGGGTGGCAGCCCGTATAATGTCAACTACAGAATGACCAGCAACGTAAAAACGTGGAACGCGGTCGACAGAGTGGTGACGCTGAGCATGCCAGACTTACAGCGGAAATGGCGTGATGAAcagcgagcaacggtttcgggagagcaatcaccgcctgGAAACTTCTcgccggagtaggctagatccactgctggggactagtcgagtagactgcgacCGGGCACCAGgtatgggtcgtcggggcaccacgaaccggacgccctgctccaccggaatcgccgaactgacctcgacacctggttgGTAGGGTCGGTTTCTGAAGAATTTCTATCGCCGGAGAATTCTCCGTTgtagtaggctaggtccatcgtcggcgACAAGTCGGAAGATCAACGAGGAGGGCTCAAGGGAACCGAAGAGCTTAGAAAATGAAGATTGCCGCTCAGATTATCCTCATAGGGGAACAGCACTAATTCTCGACCCTCAT encodes:
- the LOC131681096 gene encoding uncharacterized protein LOC131681096 — encoded protein: MRNWVSSSEEFLQAMGKQQTDQCVRFSEDKETGLERVLGIVWSPASDEFSFSIELRDDLVPCLSGKRLPTKRIVMSCVMSFFDPLGLLSIFTFYGKLLIQELWRRGCDWDQQIAGENAEKWNQWIARLPEVENVRIPLYYFRGGHDLDFSSVKLHVFVDASEGAYGAAAYLRIETVDGPMCSLVMARSKVAPLKHLSIPRLELQAAVLGARLENSVVEMLCFDVKQRYFWSDSKTVLSWIHSDHRRYKQFVAFRIGEILSLSKLREWRWVPTKLSIADAMTKWNKKHSMCSDGTWFRGQGFLYFPEEKWPEQGEVTLNDQEELRACFLFHDIRITEQVVDPRRCSRW